A region of the Paraburkholderia flava genome:
TGCATCGAAGAACTGGTCGAGCATCGCAGTGTACTGATGCGAAAGCAGTTGATTCGCGGCGGCTGCCGCGTGCTGCATGCCGCGTGCGATTTCGTCGAGTGCGAGACCGCGCGGGGGCGGATGGTCTGCGCTCGTGGGCGGTGGATCGTTCGATGGTGGAGAGGGCGGCGACGGTGGTGCGGGAGGATCGCTCGCAGGTGCTTCGGATGCGTGCGCGTCATGCGACGAATCGCCCGACACGACGTGCGGCGCTTCTGCCTGCGAAGAAACGGGCGCGGCGACAGACGGGGAAGCAGAAGCGGGCGGCACCGCCGCGGCCTGCGCACCGCCCGCCTGCGATGCATCGGAAGCGGAAGCGGGAGCAGATGCGGCGCGCGCATCGCGCCGCCGCCTGAAGAAGCTGAACATGATGAGGTCCGCGTCGGTGCGCCGCGCTTACGGCTGCGTGGCAGTTTGAGCGGCCGGCTGTGCTGCTGCGTCGCCGGTGCCCTTCGTGTCCTGCTTCTCGCCGATCAGCTTGCCGTCGGTCGGCGTCGGGGGCAGCGGCTTCACGTCCTTCTGCTTCGCATCGGTGACGACCGGCTTCGTCGCGGCATCGGTCAGAAAATCGATCACGCGCATCAACGCTTCGGGCGGCGGCTGACGCTTCACCTGCGTATGGATCGAATACTTCGCGCGCGTATCGGTGCTGCGCGTCTGCTCCGACTTGTGCGACACGCGGCCCGACACGCTGACGCTCACCGGACCCCAGCCGAACTTCGCCTGGAACTCGCCGCTGCCTTCAGTCGACGACGACGATTTCTCCGACTGCGTGATCTCCATCTCGAAGTCGATCGTGCCTTCCTCGATCGCGATGATCGGATGCACGATCGCGGCGAGCAGCGGAATGCGCATCGTCTTCTGCACGACGCCTTTCGACACACCGCCTTCATCGACGAGCGTTTCGTCGTAATCGAATTGCACGGCGACTGCCTTGCCGTCCTGAATACACACCTGCATCAGAAAATCGGCGTAACTTTTCGCCGCCTGAGTCTGCGCGGTAATCATCGCTTTCAATGGCCCTGCAATCATTTGATCCATCGGCAAAGCGTTAATCACGGAACCGATAAAATTCGCGTCCATAAAAAACTCCATATCAAAAAAATATGAGCAGCGTGGATTCGCTGTCTTTATTCAAATTACATACACTGCGCGGGGGCAGGGAGAGCCCATCCGTCATGCCTGGCGGCCGATGAAAGGGGTACCGAAATTCTGGAAGAAATGACCGGTTCCCCGTAATAGAACATTCGACACGGATCGACGGGCCTAGTGCGCCGCTCTTAAAACGGCGGTAAAAGCGAGCCGAAGAGACGTGAATAAACTTCAATCCAGCGTCTCGCCACCGAGGGGAAATGCGCAAATGAACGTCCTGATGATCGATAGTCCGCCGCTGTTCGTTGCAGGAGTTGCCGATGTGTTATGGAAACGCGATTCGAGCTGGCAGGTCTGGTCCGCTCAGCACCCCGAGGATATTTACCGGATTCGTACGGATTTACCCGCGGGTACGGTCGGTGCCGTGACGATCGAATGGGACGAGCGTGCGGCCCAGATGGGCTGGCCGAAGGTGCTGCAGGACGCGCTCGGCACGGTGCCCTGGTTGTTCGTCGTGCGCACGGTGTGTCGACAGGCGATCGCCGATGCGCTGCTGACCGGCGCGGCGGGCATCGTCGACCGGCACGCGAGTGCCGACGAGTTCGCCGATGCGCTCGCGCGCGTCGCGTCGGGGGCGATCTACGTGCCGCCGAGCTACGCGATCGGCACGCAGTCGGAACCGTCGCACGGACCGATCGGCGACGAACGTGCGTTTGAACGACTGACGCCGCGACAGCGCGAGGTACTGCGACTGCTCGCGGAGGGTAAGTCGAACAAGCAGATCTGCCGCGTGCTGAACGTCGCGGAAGGCACGATCAAGAATCATCTGTACGCGCTGTTCCGGCAGATCGGCGTGAGCAACCGGACCGAAGCCGCGCTGTGGCTGTCGCGTCAGGTGGCTTCGGAGGTGACGCGTACGCCCGTGACGCCGCTGTGCACGGTCGCGCATCACTGACGTTGCGGTAAGGCTCATGGGCGTATGAGAGGCGTCTGTGGGCCTTGCACGCAGCGTGCAGACCGTGTGGATGACGCCGTCGACCGGTGACCCGGCGACGGCGGCTGCGATCGCTGATGTAGCGAGAGGCGGCAGAGGAGGAGACACGATATGAACAGGCGTATGAAGCCGCGTGCCGTGCTGCGCGCACGCGCGACGTTGCTGTGGCGGGTTGCATCACTCCGGCGCGTGGTCCCCGTCACTCGACGCTCCGCGCGTCGGTTCGGCGACCAGCATCGCGCGCGTGAAATCGGCGAGGCGTCGGCGCAACACATCGACGGATGCGTCGCCGTCGGCGGACTGCTGCAACTGGAGCAGGTTCGCCGCGAGTTCGCCTTGCCACTGCGCGCGATCGGTCGCGGACTGCGCGCGATGCGTGCGCAGCGCGGCATCGGCGTCGCGCGAACGATCGCCTCGCACGAGCGTTTCAAGCGTCTCGACGAGCCGCTGCAACACGCGATGCACGGCCGTCGCGGAGAAGCCGCCGAGCATCGCGAGCGCGGGCTTGCCGAAGCTGTGCATGCTGCCCTGATCGAACGTGTGCGGCGGCAGCATCTCGACGAGGATCAACCCGGCCATCACGCCGAGAATCAACCGCGCGCCGTACGACGCGTCGTACTTCGGATCGTAGGTCGACGCGGCGACGTAGCGGTGCGCCTGGAACAGCGTCGCGAACGACGCGCCGAGTCCCGCGCAGAACAGCAGGAACAGCGCGTTCCACAGCAACCGCGTGCCGTGCTCCTGCAGGAAGCCGCGGTCGATGTTTTCCGACGTGACGTCCGGCGACAATCCGGTCGCGACGACCGCGACGAGAAACGCGATCGACGACACGGTCAGCAGCCGGATCAGCGGCACGGGCCCGAGCCATGCGAACGGATGACCGCTGCGGTGCTGCGTGTCGAGCAGCGTGACCGCCTGCGGCGTGGCCGGCGAAATCGCCGCTGCGAGCTTGCGATGAATCGCGGCGAGCGCGTGCTGTGTGCCGTGCGCACCGTGCGCAGCATGAGCCGCGTGTGTACCGTTGCCGGTGCGCCGGGTCGCGCGTTCGATCAGCACGCTCAACTGCGCGATGAGTTCCGGGGCGACGGGTAAGCCGTGATGCAACGCGTAGCGCGCCATCGCTTCGCATTCCTCGCAGAGCTGCACGGTCAGTGCGCCGAGGGCGGGATGCGTGTCGGCGTCGGTGGATGGAAGTGCGAGCGGAGCGGCGACGCGTGTTGTGCGGCTTCTGGACAAGACACGCAGCACATGCAGCAGCGCGCGGAACGGCGCTGTGAGTAACGCGATGAAAGGATGGGTGCGCATGTCAGCGGTCCGTTGCGGGTTCGCGCGGCGATGCATCGGCTGCATCGAGCAGGAACTCGTGAATCGACACATGGCTGCGTTCGCCGAGCGTCAGGTGACGCGTGGCCGATGCGTCGGGCAACCGGCTCCACGTGTGCTCGCGTTCGTCGATCGCGAGCACGGCGACTTCCTTCTGCCGGCGACCGTCGTTGTGGACGAGGTAGCGCAGTGACGGCGGCATGTCGAAGCAGCGGGCGTCGAGATCAATCCCATACGACAGCACGAAATCGAGCACGTGGTGTGGATCGTCGGGAGGCGGGAGCGTGAAATCGCTGGCGGGTTCGCGAGCGTTGTTTTTCTGCCGATGAAAATCTATGCAGACATCGACACCGAACAGCGGCACGTCGTCGAGCCGGTTGTCGAACATATCGGCGATGCGTCCGTCGTGCGCGGGTGGATCGGTGTCCGATGGCTTGAGCACATCGATCCGTGTGCCGTCGCCCAGCGTGAGGGTCCACGTGTGCGGCGTGTCGAACTCGCGCTCACGCAGGCCGTAATCGATCGACGACATGGACCGCTTCGGCCACGCGACAGCTCGCGGCAGATTCGCATCGAGCCCGTGCGTCGCCTGCGTCGCAAGCGGCGCGATGAAGTTCGTCGCTGCGTACAGATAGTTCAGCGATTCGAACAGCGGCGTGGTGTGCGCTTCATCGGAGGGCGGTGCGTCGAACAGCATCGCGGCCGTACCGGGCAAGAACACCAGCTTGCCGTAACGCTCGCATGGAAACTGTGCGGCCACCTTCGCGACGCAGCGACGCACCGGGTCGATCTGCAACGCAGGCAGTTCGCGCACTTCGCAGATGTTGCGCAGCGCATGCCACGGCGTGCTCCAGTAAAACTCGGGCGCGGTGATGAACGTGACCGCTGCCTCGCGTTCGATGGATGCGTTGTCGTCGGCTTCTTTTGCGATCGCGTCGAGCGCGGTCAACGTCGCGCGATGCAGATGCCAGCGCTGGATTTTCTGCAGACGCGTCGTATACGTGGCGAGCGTTTCCTGCGCGAGACGTGGCGGCTTCGCGCCGCAATCGCAGCGAACCGATATCACACGGAAGAGTTTCATCGTGAACTCCTGAACGCGCGGCCGTGCGAAAAATAAGCGCGGCGCGCAAACGGATTCAGCGCGCGAGCGGATGTCCGTCGGCGGCCCATGCATCGAAGCGGCGTCGATGACCCGATGCACTCGGGTGATAGCCGACGCCGTTATCGAGCGCCGCGGCTACCGCGCTTTCGGTCGCGACGAAGCGCAGCGCTTCCGATACCGCAATCGACAACCGCGCGAGCGCATCGGCGACGATGCCCGGCACAATTGGCACCGGTCCGTGGAAGCGGCTCAGCAAAATCGCCGAGCCGATCAGATTCGCCGACGAGATCCCTGGCAACGGCGCATCCGCATAACCGAGCAGCCGATACGACCCGTCGACGCCAAGATCGAATGACGATGCGGGCGGCGCCCACAGTGGAGGGTGTCGGCGAAAGCAGAACGTGCCGTGGCGATTCACGAAGCCGAGCAGATCGAGCGATGCGGTGGGCGCATCGAGCGCGCGATCCGGCTCGCATGCGAGATTGACGATCAGCGACAGCGTGTAGCCACGCGGTGCGTTGGGGATATCGACGGGAACGTCGGATGGATTCGTGCGCACGCCGTTTTCGCGAGCCGCGCGGCGCAGTTGCGCGATGTCCGCGCGATACGCGCGGGCGTGTGAGAGTCGGAGGGACATGTCGGGCTTCTGTCGAAAAGTAGGAGGACATTCGCGCGGCGCGGGGCTCGCGAAATTGACGCTCTTACTGTGCGTCGCGCGCGCGGCGCGAACAATGCGGCAGAAGTCACGGACAGCATGCAACGGAACGCCCCTGTCGGGCGTTCCGCAATAAAGATCAGAAGTCAGTCGAGCGCGTCAGCGATTCCCACTGCGCGATCTCCGCCTCGCGTTTCGCGAGCCCGCTGCGTACGAGCGTGAGCGCATCGCTGCCGAGCAGCAGATGTACCGGCGGATTCGGCGCGTCGATCACGGTCAGCAGTGCGCGGGCGGCCTTGTCGGGGTCGCCGGCCTGTTTGCCGCTTTTGGCTTCGCGGGCCGCGCGCACCGGCTCGAACAACGCGTCGTAATCGGCGATGCTGCGCTCGCTGCGGACCATCGAACGGCCGGCCCAGTCGGTGCGGAACGAGCCCGGCGCAACGGCGGTGACGTTGATGCCGAAGCCCGCGACTTCCTGCGCGAGCACATCGGTGATGCCTTCGAGCGCGAACTTGCTGCCGCAGTAGTACGCGATGCCAGGCATCGTGATCGTGCCGCCCATCGACGTGATGTTGACGATGTGTCCGCTGCGCCGCTGCCGCATCGCGGGCAGCACGGCCTTGGTTATCGCGACCGCGCCGAACACGTTGACGTCGAATTGCCGCCGCATCGCGTCGAGCGGCGATTCTTCAAGGATGCCTTCGTGACCGTAGCCCGCGTTGTTGACGAGCACGTCGATCGGGCCGTGTTCGCGTTCGATATGCTCGACGCACGGCTCGATTTCGTCGAATGCGGTGACGTCGAGGACGACCGCATGTGCGCGCGCCGCGTCGAGCGCGACGAATTCGCGCGCGGCGGCTTCGTTGCGCACCGTGCCGATAACCGTGTGGCCATCGGCCAGCGCGGCGCGTGCGAACGCGCGGCCGAAACCGGAACTCACGCCGGTAATCAGAAAGGTCTTGCTGGAGGATGTAGAGGATGCGTTCATCGGATCGGCTTCCTTATTGAAGGTGTTGAACATGTGACGCATGATGATCGCCAACGTCGCGCGCGCGAATATCCGTTCGTCTGCGATGCTTGCCTGATCCTATGAGCGGCTGGAAAACCGCACACGTGCGTGTCACACTCGCTGCATTCCATGCATTCATGTCCGCACGATGGCCATCGATCCCCTGACTTCCACCGACATACCCGCTGACGTCCGTCGCGAAACGATCGCGTTGCTGCTGGAACTCGCGCCGCTGGAGGGCTACAACGTGTGCGCGCTGCCGCACGTGCGCTTCCTGCGTTCGAACCGGCCGCTCACGCGCACGCCGGTGCTCTACGATCCGGGCATCGTGATCGTGTGCCAGGGGCGCAAGCGCGGTTATCTCGGCGACGAGCTGTACCTGTACGACGCGCAGCACTATCTGGCGGTGTCGGTGCCGTTGCCGTTTTCGATGGAGACCGATGCGACCGAGCGCGAGCCGCTGCTCGCGATCTATCTGCGGCTCGACTTCAACGTCGCGGCCGATCTGCTGCTGCAACTCGACCAGCATGAAGGAAGCGTCGCGGCCGAGCCGCGCGGGATGGCGTCGACGCGGCTCGATGCGCCGCTCGCGTCGAGTGTGCTGCGCTTTCTGCAAGCGATGCGCGATCCGCTCGAAGCGACGATGCTCGGGCCGGCGCTCGTGCGCGAGATCTACTTTAGGGTGTTTATCGGCGAGCAGGGCGGTTCGCTGCGTGCGGCGCTGAACCGGCATGGCCATTTTGGCCGGATCGCGCGTGCGCTCCAGCGGATTCACGGCAGCTTCGCGCAGACGCTCAGTGTCGAGACGCTCGCGTCCGAGGCGAACATGAGCGTGCCGACGTTCCATGCGCATTTCCGCAGCGTGACGAACACGTCGCCGATCCAGTACATCAAGTCGACGCGGCTGCATCAGGCGCGTCTGTTGATGGCGCGCAACGGGTTGACCGCGGCGGCGGCGAGCGCGCAGGTCGGCTACGAGAGTCCGTCGCAGTTCAGCCGCGAGTTCAAGCGGCTGTTCGGCGGCAGTCCGACCGAAGAGGTCGCGCGGATGAAACGCAATTTCGCGCTGCCGGATGCGGGGCCACCGTCGATCTACGTGTCGTCGCATTAGACCGGCACATACTTGCTCAGACAAATCGCACCGGACGAGGCACGCCACGTGCTATCTACGATCGAGTTCCGGAAGTCGACGCAATGAGAATGCAAAGAACGATGTCGAGTACCGCAAAGCGCCCGATCGTACGATTTCGACGCAGCCCAGCTAGCGCGGCGCGGCGGACGGTAACAGCTAGCGGCTTTGTGTACGTGGGCCCGTAAAAAGCGTTATCGGCGTCGTCGTTTTTCATGTGCGTGCCTTGTTCCGGGTCTAGCCTGCGCGGCGTGACACAATTGCAACTTGGCGCGCGGAATCGGGTCCGAGAACATAGGCGGTACCCGGAATGGATCGGCCCTTACCGGGTCTTACCCACTGCTGGGCACGCCTTGCTGCGCGCGCAGCATACCGCGGCCCTCATGGCGCATTGCGCAATACATCATGCAACAACGAATGCAGCTACCTGGCAAAATGAATGGAGCGTTGAGACTCGAGCGAACGACGATTGTCCTGGTGGAAGACGACCCGCATAGCCGGGCGTCGCTCACCTCGCTGCTCGAATCGGAAGGGGCCCGCGTCGTCGCGGTCGCGGATGCGGAAGAAGGGGTCGAAGCGGCGGTACGCGAACAGCCCGATGCGGTGATCTGCGATCTCGATCTGCCCGCGATGGACGGTTTCTACCTGATCCAGCGCCTGCGCGATCACGAGATTCGCGGCGATCATGCGCCATCGGTCGCGATTGCGCTGACTGGCCACACCGACGACACCTATCGTCTGCGCAGCATCGGCGAAGGGTTCCAGCACTTCATGACGAAACCGGCGCAACCCGATGAGCTCGTGACGCTGCTGCACGATGCAATCGACGCGCGAGCGTCCGGGTTGCACTGAGCGGCGATGAGGTAGCCTGTTTGTCCGGCTGCCTGGTACGCGCTCAAAGAAACGCCCGGTGTATACAAGAACCGGGCGGTGTCGACGTTGTTTACCGCGCAGTTACCGATGCGCGGCCGGGAGCGCCTTCCCGCTTGCCTGCGCAGCGCCGGAAGCCTCAGCCGCTTCGCAATCCGCGCACAACCCCTTCAACTCGATTTCGTCGCTGGCGAGGCGGTAGCCCGCATCCAGGATCTGCGCGACGAGCGCCTGACGCAGCTTCGGCTGATGCAGTTCGGTCACGTTGCCGCACTGCTGGCACACGACCAGAATCCCATGCTGGCATTGCGTCAGGTCATGGCACACGGTGAACGCGTTGATCGATTCGATCCGGTGTACAAGCCCCGCCGACAGCAGAAAATCCAGCGCGCGATACACGGTAGGTGGCGCAGAGCCGGGGTGGATCTGACGCATCTCGTCGAGCAGCGAATACGCCTTGGTCGCGCGACCCGATTCGAGCAGCAGTTCGAGCACCTTGCGACGGATCGGCGTGAGCTTTTCGCCGCGCTCGCGGCAATACTCTTCGGCAAGCGCCAGCGCCTGTTCCCGCGAACCGGAACCGGCGTGCGTGTGGGCGTGACCGTCGTGATGATCTTCGGAGGCGGCCGCCGAAGGGGCGGCCGTGGCGGGCTTGGCGTTCTTCATCCGCTGATTATAAGGTCGAACGCGGATTCCTCGCGGGGCGAGGCGTAGCGATGCAGTGCGGCCTCAGTCGAGCTTGACCGCGAAGCCGCGCTGCACGCCGGGTCGCGCGAACAGCGTGTCGTACCAGCGCTTCACGTTCGGATATTCGGCGAGATCGACCTTATGGCGCTCGTGGCGCCACGCCCAGCCGAGAATCGCGAAATCCGCCACTGACAGTTCGCCCGCGACGAACTCGTGCTGCGCGAGCCGCCGGTCGAGCACGCCGTACAGCCGGCGCGTCTCGTCCGAATAGCGCTTCAGACCATAGCGGCGGTCGGTTTCCGATTCGAGTCCCGCGAAGTGATGCACCTGGCCGGGCATCGGACCGAAGCCGCCCATCTGCCACATCAACCATTCGAGCACCGGCACGCGGTCGCGCAGCGGCTTCGGCAGAAAACGGCCGGTCTTTTCGCCGAGATACAGCAGGATCGCGCCGGATTCGAACACGCTGATCGGCTGGCCGTCGGGACCGTCGCTATCGACGATCGCCGGGATCTTGTTGTTCGGGCTGATGCGCAGGAAGTCGGGGGCAAACTGCTCGTCCTTGCCGATGTTCACCGGCACGACCGTGTACGGCAATTCCATTTCTTCCAGTGCGACGCTGATCTTGCGGCCGTTCGGCGTGCCCCAGGCGTGAAGCGTGATGGTCATGATGGGTGTCGAAGTGAATGCTCAGGTAAGCGGGAAGTCGATGTACTTCTTGAAGCCCGTGCGCGTGCCGAGCCGCGTGAACC
Encoded here:
- a CDS encoding ribosome-inactivating family protein, coding for MSLRLSHARAYRADIAQLRRAARENGVRTNPSDVPVDIPNAPRGYTLSLIVNLACEPDRALDAPTASLDLLGFVNRHGTFCFRRHPPLWAPPASSFDLGVDGSYRLLGYADAPLPGISSANLIGSAILLSRFHGPVPIVPGIVADALARLSIAVSEALRFVATESAVAAALDNGVGYHPSASGHRRRFDAWAADGHPLAR
- a CDS encoding oxidoreductase translates to MFNTFNKEADPMNASSTSSSKTFLITGVSSGFGRAFARAALADGHTVIGTVRNEAAAREFVALDAARAHAVVLDVTAFDEIEPCVEHIEREHGPIDVLVNNAGYGHEGILEESPLDAMRRQFDVNVFGAVAITKAVLPAMRQRRSGHIVNITSMGGTITMPGIAYYCGSKFALEGITDVLAQEVAGFGINVTAVAPGSFRTDWAGRSMVRSERSIADYDALFEPVRAAREAKSGKQAGDPDKAARALLTVIDAPNPPVHLLLGSDALTLVRSGLAKREAEIAQWESLTRSTDF
- a CDS encoding AraC family transcriptional regulator, with the protein product MAIDPLTSTDIPADVRRETIALLLELAPLEGYNVCALPHVRFLRSNRPLTRTPVLYDPGIVIVCQGRKRGYLGDELYLYDAQHYLAVSVPLPFSMETDATEREPLLAIYLRLDFNVAADLLLQLDQHEGSVAAEPRGMASTRLDAPLASSVLRFLQAMRDPLEATMLGPALVREIYFRVFIGEQGGSLRAALNRHGHFGRIARALQRIHGSFAQTLSVETLASEANMSVPTFHAHFRSVTNTSPIQYIKSTRLHQARLLMARNGLTAAAASAQVGYESPSQFSREFKRLFGGSPTEEVARMKRNFALPDAGPPSIYVSSH
- a CDS encoding DUF2589 domain-containing protein; this translates as MDANFIGSVINALPMDQMIAGPLKAMITAQTQAAKSYADFLMQVCIQDGKAVAVQFDYDETLVDEGGVSKGVVQKTMRIPLLAAIVHPIIAIEEGTIDFEMEITQSEKSSSSTEGSGEFQAKFGWGPVSVSVSGRVSHKSEQTRSTDTRAKYSIHTQVKRQPPPEALMRVIDFLTDAATKPVVTDAKQKDVKPLPPTPTDGKLIGEKQDTKGTGDAAAQPAAQTATQP
- a CDS encoding response regulator, whose protein sequence is MQQRMQLPGKMNGALRLERTTIVLVEDDPHSRASLTSLLESEGARVVAVADAEEGVEAAVREQPDAVICDLDLPAMDGFYLIQRLRDHEIRGDHAPSVAIALTGHTDDTYRLRSIGEGFQHFMTKPAQPDELVTLLHDAIDARASGLH
- a CDS encoding glutathione S-transferase family protein: MTITLHAWGTPNGRKISVALEEMELPYTVVPVNIGKDEQFAPDFLRISPNNKIPAIVDSDGPDGQPISVFESGAILLYLGEKTGRFLPKPLRDRVPVLEWLMWQMGGFGPMPGQVHHFAGLESETDRRYGLKRYSDETRRLYGVLDRRLAQHEFVAGELSVADFAILGWAWRHERHKVDLAEYPNVKRWYDTLFARPGVQRGFAVKLD
- a CDS encoding Fur family transcriptional regulator; translated protein: MKNAKPATAAPSAAASEDHHDGHAHTHAGSGSREQALALAEEYCRERGEKLTPIRRKVLELLLESGRATKAYSLLDEMRQIHPGSAPPTVYRALDFLLSAGLVHRIESINAFTVCHDLTQCQHGILVVCQQCGNVTELHQPKLRQALVAQILDAGYRLASDEIELKGLCADCEAAEASGAAQASGKALPAAHR
- a CDS encoding response regulator transcription factor, translating into MNVLMIDSPPLFVAGVADVLWKRDSSWQVWSAQHPEDIYRIRTDLPAGTVGAVTIEWDERAAQMGWPKVLQDALGTVPWLFVVRTVCRQAIADALLTGAAGIVDRHASADEFADALARVASGAIYVPPSYAIGTQSEPSHGPIGDERAFERLTPRQREVLRLLAEGKSNKQICRVLNVAEGTIKNHLYALFRQIGVSNRTEAALWLSRQVASEVTRTPVTPLCTVAHH